In the Alphaproteobacteria bacterium genome, CGCTGGCGCGGGGCGTCGTCGCGCGCCGGCACGATCATGCGCAGCGTGCCGGCGCGCAGCTGGCCGGCGGCGCTGAGCACCGAGACCTCGACATCGCTGATGAACGAGCCGGTCGCGTCCGCGTCGGGCGACGGATAGGGCACCTTCAGGAAGATCTGGCCCGCGAAGCCGGTGCGCGCCCCGCCGCCTTCGACCAGATAGGCGAAATCGGACCGGATGTTGTCGATGTTCTCGCCGAGCCGTCCCAGCAGCATGTCGGTACGGTGGTTGGACGCGTCGATGCGCTGCTGCAGGGCGGCGAACTGGGCGGCCAGGCCGTCGGCCGCGCCGCGGCTCTGTTCCGCCGCCGCCTCGGTCGCCGACGCCTGCGCCGCCAGCCGGGCAAGGGTGGCGTCGATCGAGTCGATCCGGGCCGACAGGCCGGCCAGCTCCGCCGTCAGCCGCGCGTCCAGGCTGCGCCGCTCCGCCGCCTCGCCGGTGATCAGCACGATCGCGACGGCGGCGAGGATGCCGCCGAGGCCGAGGATCGCGCCGACGGTCCAGCGCAACGCGCCGCCCTGGCGGTCCTGCAGGCGGCGCACCTCGGCATCGAAGCCGGCGGCGCGCCGTTCCAGCGCCAGCGTCGCCTGGCGCAGCGCGTCCAGCGCCTGCTCCGCGCCTTCGACGCGTGCCTCGCGCAGCCGCAGTTCCTGTTCCGCCGGCACGGTCATGGATGCCCCGACCCCAGCAGGAAGACCGATCGAGCCGCAGTCTAGACGATTGCGGCCGGTCGGCGATAGCCGGCCGCAAGCAGACGTGAATGCCGCCGCGCGGCGCCCGGGTCAGGGCAGCAGGATGCGGGCGAGATCGCTGACCAGCCCGCTGGTCAGTTCGATCAGCACCAGGTCCTCGCCGACGACGAAGCGGCCATAGCCGGCCGGCACGGGCGGCAGGGTGGCGGCCAGCGCCGGCGGCAGCGCCTGCATGGCGATGCCGGGCGGCAGCGCCTTGCCGCGCGCCAGGTTGCGCGCGATGCCGGGCGGCAGCGCGGAATAGCGCAGGAATGCGCTCGGATTGGCCGCGAACCAGTCGTTGACCAGGCCGACGGTGACGTTGTCGAGGTGGAGCAGCGCGCCGCCGGGGCCATATGTCACGCCGTTGCCGCCCGACAGATTGCCGCCGAGGGCATGGCTGCCCGGCGGACCGCCGGCGTGATCCGGCCGGTGGTGCGCGGACGCCGGGACCGCCGCGGCCGCCAGGGCCAGCGCCAGGCCAGCCGCGCCGCAACCGTGTATCGCTCTCATCGCTTCACCCCTCGATCTGTCGGGCAGGGCCTGAACGATGCGGCCGGATTGCGGCCGAACTGCGGCGGGAATGCGGCCGCCGGCCTAGGCTGCCGCGACGCCGTCGACCCCGAAGCGGCGGTACCACAGCGCCAGCGACAGCAGGTTCCACAGCTTGACCTGCAGCCCGCCCGCCTGGCGGTGCCGCGCCAGCAGCGCTCGGCAGGGGTCCGGCCGCAGGATGCCGTCGCGGAAGATCGGGCCGGTGTCGACCTCATGGGCGAAGGCATCGCCCAGGTCGGCCTGCAGCCATTCGGCGATCGGCGGCTGGAAGCCCATCTTCGGGCGGCGGATGATGGTCTCCGGCAGATAGGGCCCGGCGACGGCGCGCAGCAGCCCCTTGGTCTCCGGCGCCGCGCCGGGTGCGGCACGCCCAGCATGGCGCCGGGAAGCGCCAGCGCCAGCTCGACCACCCGGCGGTCGAGGAACGGCGCGCGCGCCTCCAGCGAATGCGCCATCGACATCTTGTCGACCCGCATCAACAGCTTCTCCGCCACCCGCGAGCGCAGGTCCGAGGTGCTGACCAGTTTCAGGATGTCGTCGCCGGCCGCGGCGGCGAAGCCGGCCTGCAGGTCGGCGATCACCGCCGCCGGATGCGGCCGCGCCGCCAGCGCCGGGCCGTCGCCCAGCAGCGCGCGCATCTCGGGCAGGTCGAAGCCGGTCTCGTGGGTCAGGAACAGGGTGTCGAGGTCGACCAGCCGGCGGGCGACGTCGGCGTGGCGCCCGCGCCCGGTGCGCGCCATCAGCCAGGCCAGCGCCGCGCTCTCCAGCCGACGCAGCGGCCGCGGCACCGCGCGGTTCAGCCGCCACAGCCTGGCCAGCCGGCCGTACTGGAAATAGCCGGGATAGCCGAGGAACAGCTCGTCGGCGCCTTCGCCGACCAGCGCGACGACGACGCCGTGGCCGCGCAGGCCCCGGCTGGTCCAGTAGGCGTTGATGCTGGCCGGGTCGGCGATCGGTTCGTCGGCGTGATAGGGATATTCCTCCAGGCCGTCGCGCGCCTGCACGTGGTTCATCGGCACGCGGTGCAGCCGGGCGCCGCAGTGCTTGGCGACGATCTCGGCGAACGGCGCCTCGTCGCGGTCGGGCAGCTCCGGATAGGTGATGGTGAAGGCGTCGACCGGCCGGTCGCTGCGCCGCTGCATCATCGCCACCACCAGCGAGCTGTCGAGCCCGCCGCTGAGATAGGCGCCGATCGGCACGTCGGCGACCATGCGGTCGGCGACGGCGGATTCCAGCGTTGTGCGCACCTGCGCCACCGCCGCCGCGTGGTCGGCCGGCACCGGGGTGTCGCCGGCGAGCGGGCGCCAGTAGCGCTCCACGCGCGGCGGGCCGGCACGGCCGACGACCATCGCCTCGCCCGGCGCCAGCTTGCCGATGCCGGCGAACAGCGTGCGCGGCGGCATCACGAACTGCAGGGCCAGATACTGCTGCAGCGCCACCGGGTCGATCGCCCGGCCGATCTCCGGCGCCAGCAGCAGCGCCTTGATCTCAGAGGCGACGTAGAGCCGTTCGCCGGCCCAGGCGTAATAGAGCGGCTTCTTGCCCGCCGGGTCGCGGGCGAGGATCAGTTCGCCGCCGCGTTCGTCCCAGGCGGCGAGCGCGAACATGCCGATCATCTTGCGCAGGAAGGCGGTGCCGTCGCGGCGCAGCCCGGCCAGCACCACCTCGGTGTCGGTGCCGGAGCGGAACCGGTGGCCGTCGCGCTCCAGCTCGGCGCGCAGGCCGGCGAAGTTATAGACCTCGCCGTTGTAGGCGATTGTCATGCCGTCGGCGGCCATCGGCATGTGGCCGGCCACCGACAGGTCGATGATCGCCAGCCGCCGGCTGGCCAGGCCGACCTGGCCGTCGTCGAGCAGCGCGTCGCCGGCATCGTCGGGACCGCGATGGACGATGGCATCGCGCATCCGCCTCAGCAGCGCCGGCTCGACCGGCCTGCCGCCCCGGTCGAACACCGCAATCAGACCGCACATGGCGCGGCACCGTTCGGTTTGAGCATTAGTGTACCAGTCGCGCGCAGGTGTCGGCGATGCGCTCGTATGCGGGCATGTGCCCGCCGAGGTCGGCGACCAGCCGCGCGAAGTCGGGGTTGGCGGCAAGCAGCGGCCCGGCGATCCGGATCAGCGCCCCGGTTTCGCGCGGATCGATTGTCCAGCTGGTCGGGATCGCCTTGAACCGGTCGCGGCAGGCGGCGCCGTCGATCAGCTCGAAGTCGATCACCAGGCCGAACCGGTCGAGATCGGGCGCGCCGACGGCGAGCGCAGGCGTCCGTTCCTCGCCGTCCTTCTCGACGCTCCGGCCGTTGTTCGACAGCTCCGCGCGGTAGTCCGCCGCGCCCTGGTCGATCATCGCCTTCAGCCGGCTGACCAGGCTCAGCGAGGCGGCATTGATCGGACTGCTGATCGTCGCGGTCAGCATGGTGAACAGCCCCGGCGCGGCGCCGGACTGGTCGATGCCGAAATCCTGTTCGACCCGGGCCGAGACCACGACCACGACGATCCGCGTGATCCGGCCGCTGACGATCTCGGGCAGGTAGAACGGCGCCACCTCCTGGGTCGAGATCAGCCGCAGCGGCTCGCTGAGCCCGAGATTGTCGACGATGCCGCCGTCGAGCAGGTGGATCCATGCCGTGCGCCGGTCCGCCGGCAGCGGGCTGCAGGCGCCATCGGCGGTGCAGTCCAGGTTCAGGTAGGCCAGCGCGGTGCGCGCGCGCTGCAGGCGCTCGATGCTGCGGTGGCGGTCGAAGTCGAGACCGTCGGCCACCCAGCCCGCCCAGGCGGGCAGCGTCGGCGCGTCGCCTTCGCCGATGTCCTGTTGCGGACAGGGCGCGTTGTCGCGAACCGCCAGCGGCGCGAACGCCATCGGCACCGCCGCGGAGGCGGCGACCGCGTCGGCCAGCCTGAAGGCGCTCAGGTCGGCGCAGATCAGGTCGAACCAGGGCTGGGTGAAGGCGAAGGTCGTGCCCTTGCTCATGTCGGCGGCGTTGACGATCAGGTAGGGACGCCGTCCGGCCAGGTCGGCATAGGTGGCGTCGCCGAACAGCGCGTCGCGCAGATAGTCGATCACCCAGTCGAGCCGCGTGTAGCCGGGGCCGACCAGCTGGGCCAGATTGACCGGGTCGAGCCCGTTGGCGAGCAGCGCGGCATTCCCGCTCTGGCGCAGGAACGACTGCTCGAGCGTCTCGAAGCCCGCGCGGCCGCGCAGCGCATAGTAGGCCGCGGTGACGCTGCCGCCGGACACGGAGGAGATCACGTCGACCTCGTCGAGCATGGTGCGGCCGCCGGGCAGCACGACCTCGTCGAGGGCCTGGAGGGTGCCGAGGGTCAGCGCCGCAGCGCGCTGGCCGCCGCCGGATGCGGTGACGATGAACAGCGTTGCAGGATCGGGATCGCCGTCGTCCGGCGCGACATAGTCCATGCTGCGATCGCCGGTCAGGGGCGTCGTGCGCGGCGGCGTCGCGCAGGCGGCCGCGGCCGCCGAAACGGCAAGCGCGGCAAGCCGCAGGAGCAGCCGGTCGACCCCGACCCGCTTGCCGGACCGACCCATCTAGCGCGTGCCGAACAGCCTGTCGCCCGCGTCGCCGAGCCCGGGCACGATATACGCCTTTTCGTTAAGATGGCTGTCCAGCGCGGCGGTGTAGACCGCCACGTCCGGGTGGGTCTCCGCCATCACCTTCACGCCCTCCGGCGCGGAAACCAGGGCGAGGAACAGGATGTTGGCGTCCTCGACCCCCCAGCGGTTGAGCACGTCGATGGCATAGGCGGCCGAATAGCCGGTCGCCAGCATCGGGTCGACCAGGATGAAGGTGCGGCCGTCCGCCTCCGGCAGCTTGACCAGATACTCGACCGGCCGCTTGGTCTTCGGGTCGCGGTAGAGGCCGATATGGCCGACGCGGGCGGTCGGCACCAGCTCGAGCAGCCCTTCCGCCATGCCGAGGCCGGCGCGCAGGATCGGCACCACCGCCAGCTTCTTGCCGGCGATCACCGGCGCGTCCATCTCCGCCAGCGGCGTCTCGATCCGCTTGGTCGCGATCGGCAGGTTGCGGGTCACCTCGTAGCCCATCAGCAGCGCGATCTCCTTCAGCAGCGCGCGGAACTTGATGGTGCTGGTGTCGCGGTCGCGCATGATGCTGAGCTTGTGCGCGATCAGCGGGTGATCGAGGACGTGCAAGTTCGGGTGCAGCGTTTCGGCCATCGGCGTTCCGTCTTGTTCTGAGTCGCGGTGAGGGCGGCGGGTGGCGCGGACAGTAGCGGCCATCCCGCGGCCGGCGCAATGTGACAAAGGCGGCCCGGCGAGCGGCGGGCGGCGCAAGCGTTCCGTGCGCGCCGAAACCCGATCATTGCGCACGAATGTCGCAGCTGCGCTGCAACCGGGCCGCGTCGCACTCGCAATCCGGGACCGGATTTTCGTGTCGAATCTGTAATTTAGAGGCGGATGCCTCATGCAATGCAGCCGAATGCGTCCGCAGCACCGGCGGATTTGTATCGAATTGTATCTAGAAGTCTTACAAATGCTTTCTTGTGTCGGAAGGGGCTTTCGGGCCCAATATCCGGGCGATGTCGACACGGATCCGCCACGTATGGCGGGTCGGGAGGCGATCGATCGGGGGACACGATCGCCCCACCGACATCGCAATCCGCTGGGGGGCGGTGGCGGGAGGGAACAAGCGTTCCCTCCCGCC is a window encoding:
- a CDS encoding anti-virulence regulator CigR family protein, yielding MRAIHGCGAAGLALALAAAAVPASAHHRPDHAGGPPGSHALGGNLSGGNGVTYGPGGALLHLDNVTVGLVNDWFAANPSAFLRYSALPPGIARNLARGKALPPGIAMQALPPALAATLPPVPAGYGRFVVGEDLVLIELTSGLVSDLARILLP
- the asnB gene encoding asparagine synthase (glutamine-hydrolyzing); the encoded protein is MCGLIAVFDRGGRPVEPALLRRMRDAIVHRGPDDAGDALLDDGQVGLASRRLAIIDLSVAGHMPMAADGMTIAYNGEVYNFAGLRAELERDGHRFRSGTDTEVVLAGLRRDGTAFLRKMIGMFALAAWDERGGELILARDPAGKKPLYYAWAGERLYVASEIKALLLAPEIGRAIDPVALQQYLALQFVMPPRTLFAGIGKLAPGEAMVVGRAGPPRVERYWRPLAGDTPVPADHAAAVAQVRTTLESAVADRMVADVPIGAYLSGGLDSSLVVAMMQRRSDRPVDAFTITYPELPDRDEAPFAEIVAKHCGARLHRVPMNHVQARDGLEEYPYHADEPIADPASINAYWTSRGLRGHGVVVALVGEGADELFLGYPGYFQYGRLARLWRLNRAVPRPLRRLESAALAWLMARTGRGRHADVARRLVDLDTLFLTHETGFDLPEMRALLGDGPALAARPHPAAVIADLQAGFAAAAGDDILKLVSTSDLRSRVAEKLLMRVDKMSMAHSLEARAPFLDRRVVELALALPGAMLGVPHPARRRRPRGCCAPSPGPICRRPSSAARRWASSRRSPNGCRPTWAMPSPMRSTPARSSATASCGRTPAERCWRGTARRAGCRSSCGTCCRWRCGTAASGSTASRQPRPAAAFPPQFGRNPAASFRPCPTDRGVKR
- a CDS encoding patatin-like phospholipase family protein, which produces MGRSGKRVGVDRLLLRLAALAVSAAAAACATPPRTTPLTGDRSMDYVAPDDGDPDPATLFIVTASGGGQRAAALTLGTLQALDEVVLPGGRTMLDEVDVISSVSGGSVTAAYYALRGRAGFETLEQSFLRQSGNAALLANGLDPVNLAQLVGPGYTRLDWVIDYLRDALFGDATYADLAGRRPYLIVNAADMSKGTTFAFTQPWFDLICADLSAFRLADAVAASAAVPMAFAPLAVRDNAPCPQQDIGEGDAPTLPAWAGWVADGLDFDRHRSIERLQRARTALAYLNLDCTADGACSPLPADRRTAWIHLLDGGIVDNLGLSEPLRLISTQEVAPFYLPEIVSGRITRIVVVVVSARVEQDFGIDQSGAAPGLFTMLTATISSPINAASLSLVSRLKAMIDQGAADYRAELSNNGRSVEKDGEERTPALAVGAPDLDRFGLVIDFELIDGAACRDRFKAIPTSWTIDPRETGALIRIAGPLLAANPDFARLVADLGGHMPAYERIADTCARLVH
- the upp gene encoding uracil phosphoribosyltransferase, coding for MAETLHPNLHVLDHPLIAHKLSIMRDRDTSTIKFRALLKEIALLMGYEVTRNLPIATKRIETPLAEMDAPVIAGKKLAVVPILRAGLGMAEGLLELVPTARVGHIGLYRDPKTKRPVEYLVKLPEADGRTFILVDPMLATGYSAAYAIDVLNRWGVEDANILFLALVSAPEGVKVMAETHPDVAVYTAALDSHLNEKAYIVPGLGDAGDRLFGTR